In Pseudofrankia saprophytica, one genomic interval encodes:
- a CDS encoding DDE-type integrase/transposase/recombinase, which produces MTDVERAQVLAVLASPAYQDLAIPQVWARELDAGRYWCSLSTMYRIARAAGQTRERRALATHPPRVRPELTATGPDQVWSWDITALKGPEKGVWYRLYVVLDIYSRYVTGWLVAAGEDAVVAKDFLAAAIARNGAPPRAIHADRGGVMVSKPVSELLVNLHVHRSHSRPRTSNDNPYSEAQFKTLKYSYDFPDRFGSLADARTFCEGFFTAYNHDHRHSGIGFHTPASVHFGTADQVQTHRQATLDRAHAAHPERFARRPRPPRLPETVWINQPVPSQPSNDQLSHLT; this is translated from the coding sequence TTGACCGACGTCGAACGCGCCCAGGTGCTGGCGGTCCTGGCGAGCCCGGCCTACCAGGACCTGGCGATCCCGCAGGTCTGGGCGCGGGAACTCGACGCTGGCCGGTACTGGTGCTCGCTGTCGACGATGTACCGCATCGCGCGTGCGGCCGGGCAGACCCGGGAACGTCGCGCGCTGGCGACCCACCCGCCGCGGGTCCGCCCCGAGCTGACCGCGACCGGCCCCGACCAGGTCTGGTCGTGGGACATCACCGCGTTGAAAGGACCCGAGAAAGGAGTCTGGTACAGGCTCTACGTCGTGCTCGACATCTACTCCCGGTACGTTACCGGCTGGCTGGTGGCCGCCGGCGAGGATGCCGTGGTCGCGAAGGACTTCCTCGCCGCCGCCATTGCCCGGAACGGAGCCCCGCCCCGGGCGATCCATGCGGACCGCGGTGGGGTGATGGTTTCGAAGCCGGTATCCGAACTCCTTGTCAACCTTCATGTCCACCGGTCTCATTCCCGGCCACGGACCTCGAACGACAACCCCTATTCCGAAGCGCAGTTCAAGACTCTCAAGTACAGCTACGACTTCCCCGACCGGTTCGGGTCGCTCGCCGACGCACGGACCTTCTGCGAGGGGTTCTTCACCGCCTACAACCACGACCACCGCCACTCCGGGATCGGGTTCCACACCCCGGCCTCGGTCCACTTCGGCACCGCCGACCAGGTCCAGACCCACCGCCAGGCCACCCTCGACCGCGCCCACGCAGCGCACCCCGAGCGGTTCGCCCGCCGGCCACGGCCACCCCGGCTACCCGAGACCGTGTGGATCAACCAGCCAGTTCCCAGCCAACCGAGCAACGACCAACTGTCTCATTTGACTTGA
- a CDS encoding NF041680 family putative transposase: MSLLRENANVELFFALTRFRDGFYDCLDARADTLFELTDAVICTEAPVTSLVELSLASVFRRGHGALYDALAQGAIDEERLRDLLADQLPPDSPPIFGVDVTTFPRPNAECSPDRGLHYAPCRCDGDRKVVPGWEFQWVTALEWGRSSWTLPVDARRLPQGACPVTATAEQIRDLTRRLGTQPPTPQPAPMFVLDQGYAAAALTHALGDLPVQTLVRIAGDRVFYDGRPGPRKPGPGRNGIHGQRFALAAPMNLRRPDQMLIVPDTTNYGRVEVRAWQRMHQRVARSGYFARLGDELFTRLPIIEGTVLEVRVERLPDGRSPHRTMWLWHSGPHAPDLDVCWRAYLRRFDMEHTFKMMKSQLGWTAARLRHPEQAVRWTWLLIAAYTQLRLARDLANDLRRPWERRPRPGKPLTPYRVRRAFRHLRDRLGTPTRLPKTSHPGPGRPPGGRNTPARRHRLGSEMRKTDIPAKPGGKKKG; the protein is encoded by the coding sequence GTGAGTTTGCTGCGCGAGAACGCCAATGTTGAATTGTTTTTCGCATTGACCCGTTTCCGTGATGGGTTCTACGACTGCCTGGACGCTCGGGCCGACACGCTCTTCGAGCTGACGGACGCGGTGATCTGCACTGAAGCTCCGGTGACCTCCCTGGTCGAGTTGTCACTTGCTTCGGTATTCCGCCGCGGCCACGGAGCCCTGTATGACGCGTTGGCGCAAGGCGCCATCGACGAGGAACGGCTGCGGGATCTGCTGGCCGACCAGCTCCCACCCGACAGCCCACCGATCTTCGGTGTGGACGTGACGACCTTCCCCAGGCCGAACGCCGAGTGCTCACCCGACCGGGGCCTGCACTACGCGCCGTGCCGCTGCGACGGCGACCGCAAGGTCGTACCGGGCTGGGAGTTCCAGTGGGTGACCGCCCTGGAATGGGGCCGCTCCTCGTGGACGCTGCCGGTCGACGCCCGCCGCCTGCCGCAGGGAGCCTGCCCGGTGACCGCCACCGCCGAGCAGATCCGCGACCTCACCCGACGGCTGGGCACCCAGCCCCCGACACCACAGCCCGCACCGATGTTCGTGCTGGACCAGGGATACGCAGCCGCCGCACTGACCCACGCCCTGGGAGACCTTCCGGTCCAGACCCTCGTAAGGATCGCCGGCGACCGTGTCTTCTACGACGGTCGGCCCGGCCCCCGCAAACCCGGCCCCGGCCGCAACGGCATCCACGGCCAGCGGTTCGCCCTCGCCGCGCCGATGAACCTGCGCCGCCCCGACCAGATGCTGATCGTGCCCGACACGACCAACTACGGCCGGGTCGAGGTCCGGGCCTGGCAGCGCATGCACCAGAGGGTGGCACGCTCGGGCTACTTCGCCCGCCTGGGAGACGAGCTGTTCACCCGGCTACCCATCATCGAGGGCACCGTCCTGGAAGTGCGGGTGGAACGTCTGCCCGACGGCCGCAGCCCGCACCGCACCATGTGGCTGTGGCACTCCGGCCCCCATGCACCCGACCTGGACGTGTGCTGGCGGGCCTACCTGCGCCGCTTCGACATGGAACACACCTTCAAGATGATGAAGTCCCAGCTCGGATGGACCGCGGCACGGCTACGCCATCCTGAGCAGGCCGTCCGCTGGACCTGGCTGCTCATCGCCGCCTACACCCAACTCCGCCTCGCCCGTGACCTGGCCAACGACCTGCGTCGCCCCTGGGAACGACGGCCCCGCCCAGGCAAGCCGCTCACCCCCTACCGGGTCCGCCGCGCATTTCGACATCTGCGCGACCGGCTGGGCACCCCGACGCGTCTACCGAAAACCAGCCACCCCGGCCCAGGACGTCCACCCGGAGGCAGAAACACCCCAGCCCGACGCCACCGTCTCGGCTCAGAAATGCGCAAAACAGACATACCCGCGAAGCCGGGAGGCAAGAAGAAAGGTTAA
- a CDS encoding integrase core domain-containing protein — protein sequence MVLRLTYLGVTNVFALLRLLPRSDRDKDVEILTLRHQIAVLQRQLDGQRIRFQPTDRALLAALLHALPRPTLRGLHLLARPETVLRWHRNLIARHHAAISRPQRRGRPRTVRSIRALVLRLARENTGWGYRRIHGELVVLGVTIAPSTVWEILHQAGIDPAPARTATTWADFLRSQANAILAVDFLETQTLTGTRLYILAVIEHATRRIRIQGATAHPTAAWVTQAARNLAMDLHDAGSTAWYLIRDRDGKYPALFDAILADAGITVVLSGVRAPRMNTIMERWVRTCRRELLDRTLIYNQRHLLHALRAYEAFYNTHRPHQGIAYNTHRPHQGIANARPLNPLPEPITDPDRLTHLDIRRRDRLAGILHEYEHAA from the coding sequence GTGGTGCTTCGACTGACCTACCTCGGTGTCACGAACGTGTTCGCGCTGCTGCGCCTGCTGCCTCGCAGTGATCGTGACAAGGATGTCGAAATCCTCACATTGCGGCACCAGATCGCCGTGCTGCAGCGCCAGCTCGACGGCCAGCGGATCCGGTTCCAGCCCACCGACCGTGCGCTGCTGGCGGCACTCCTGCACGCGTTGCCCCGGCCAACGCTGCGCGGCCTGCACCTGCTGGCGCGTCCGGAGACCGTCCTTCGCTGGCATCGCAACCTGATCGCCCGCCACCACGCCGCCATCTCCCGCCCCCAGCGGCGCGGACGGCCTCGCACCGTGCGCTCGATCCGCGCCCTGGTGCTGCGCCTGGCCCGCGAGAACACCGGCTGGGGCTATCGGCGGATACACGGCGAGCTGGTCGTCCTCGGCGTCACAATCGCCCCGTCGACGGTCTGGGAGATCCTGCACCAGGCAGGCATCGACCCCGCACCCGCGCGGACCGCCACCACGTGGGCCGACTTCCTGCGCTCCCAGGCCAACGCGATCCTCGCCGTCGACTTCCTCGAGACGCAGACACTCACCGGCACGCGTCTGTACATCCTCGCGGTGATCGAACACGCCACCCGGCGCATCCGGATCCAGGGCGCCACCGCGCACCCCACCGCCGCCTGGGTAACCCAAGCAGCCCGTAACCTCGCGATGGACCTCCACGATGCCGGGTCGACCGCGTGGTACCTCATCCGCGACCGCGACGGCAAATACCCCGCTCTGTTCGACGCGATCCTCGCCGACGCAGGGATCACGGTCGTACTCAGTGGTGTCCGAGCCCCTCGGATGAACACGATCATGGAACGATGGGTCCGGACCTGCCGCCGAGAACTCCTCGACCGAACCCTGATCTACAACCAGCGCCACCTCCTACACGCCCTCCGCGCATACGAGGCTTTTTACAACACGCACAGGCCCCATCAGGGCATCGCTTACAACACGCACAGGCCCCATCAGGGCATCGCGAACGCCAGACCCCTGAACCCGCTGCCCGAACCGATCACCGACCCCGACCGGCTCACCCACCTCGACATCCGCCGGCGCGATCGCCTGGCCGGCATCCTGCACGAGTACGAACATGCCGCCTGA
- a CDS encoding tyrosine-type recombinase/integrase translates to MQIIARNVGLCATLSTDAPAGSLTVDVGRRHTAPERTWTVYRDREPIGQVTVTRCARRRGSGATLTLSTRLGLDLRKGDELGEDLLSRRRLHDLRHSSASIQLDQGIDITLVSKRLGHSSTTITGTLYAHLLRSTGQRAAETVANAIPRHAQDHAHIAPTTITNEKDRL, encoded by the coding sequence ATGCAGATCATCGCCCGCAACGTCGGCCTGTGCGCCACCCTGTCCACGGACGCACCGGCGGGGTCCCTGACGGTCGACGTCGGGCGCCGCCACACGGCCCCCGAGCGGACGTGGACGGTCTACCGCGACCGCGAACCGATCGGCCAGGTCACCGTGACCCGATGCGCCCGCCGCCGCGGCTCGGGCGCGACGCTCACCTTGTCCACCAGGCTCGGCCTCGACCTACGCAAGGGCGACGAACTCGGCGAGGACCTCCTGTCCCGACGCCGGCTGCACGACCTGCGGCACTCCTCCGCGTCCATCCAGCTCGACCAGGGCATCGACATCACCCTGGTCTCCAAACGGCTCGGCCACTCGTCCACGACGATCACCGGCACCCTGTATGCCCACCTGCTGCGATCCACTGGCCAACGGGCCGCCGAAACGGTGGCGAACGCGATCCCACGCCACGCGCAAGATCACGCCCACATCGCGCCCACAACGATCACCAACGAAAAAGACCGGCTCTAG